In a genomic window of Candidatus Bathyarchaeota archaeon:
- the malQ gene encoding 4-alpha-glucanotransferase, with the protein MGKRASGILLHVTSLPSEFGIGDLGPQSYRFADLLAAQKQHYWSILPLNPTRLADGNSPYLISSAFAGNPLLISPQKLFEAGLLPKKTTPTTTSPNKVDYAVVYKQKEVLLEQAHVIFQKTKTQPPDAPFDFGGFCAENAAWLDDYALYVTLRRKMHVPWYLWPSSLRKRVPAAMNRAQIAFRNEIAKEKFVQYLFFSQICSLKAYCNKRQIHILGDLPFYVAHDSADVWANPTLFKLYSNGKPRYVGGVPPDYFSATGQLWGNPVYDWKNMEATDFEWWLSRIRHNLTLCDLLRLDHFRGFVAYWQVSGHQKTALKGHWVKAPSQAFFTALKKAFVTMPFIAEDLGYIDAPVRAAIKRWRLPGMKVLLFGFDGDPKNPHLPKNHPQNAVVYTGTHDTNTAQGWYSAEASVKEKNNLTKILGKPPTARNVSFELVKLALTSKADLCILPLQDVLGLGSDARMNHPSQPCHNWEWRVTAAQLKSPRIAELGGLIVESGRAG; encoded by the coding sequence ATGGGTAAGCGAGCTAGTGGTATACTGTTGCATGTGACTTCTTTGCCCTCGGAGTTTGGCATCGGCGACTTAGGCCCACAAAGTTACCGTTTCGCCGATTTATTAGCTGCTCAAAAGCAGCACTACTGGAGTATCCTGCCCCTAAACCCCACTCGGCTAGCCGACGGTAACTCACCCTACCTAATCAGCTCCGCCTTCGCTGGTAACCCCCTGCTAATTAGCCCACAAAAACTTTTTGAGGCTGGTTTGCTCCCTAAAAAAACGACACCCACAACTACGTCGCCAAACAAGGTGGACTATGCGGTTGTCTATAAGCAAAAAGAAGTCCTCCTAGAGCAAGCCCACGTAATCTTCCAAAAAACTAAAACTCAACCCCCCGATGCACCCTTCGACTTTGGGGGGTTCTGCGCCGAAAATGCAGCGTGGCTTGATGACTATGCACTTTATGTTACATTGAGACGGAAGATGCATGTGCCTTGGTACCTCTGGCCCAGCAGCCTCCGTAAACGTGTTCCAGCAGCGATGAATCGAGCCCAGATAGCCTTTAGAAATGAGATTGCGAAGGAAAAGTTTGTGCAGTACCTCTTTTTCAGCCAGATATGCAGCCTCAAAGCATACTGCAATAAACGCCAAATCCACATCTTAGGCGACTTACCCTTCTATGTGGCTCATGACAGCGCCGACGTCTGGGCAAACCCAACGCTCTTCAAACTCTACAGCAACGGTAAACCACGATACGTTGGCGGCGTTCCCCCTGACTATTTTAGCGCCACTGGGCAACTCTGGGGCAACCCTGTCTATGACTGGAAAAACATGGAAGCCACAGATTTTGAATGGTGGCTGAGCCGCATACGCCACAACCTAACCCTTTGTGACCTGTTGCGTTTGGACCATTTCCGCGGATTTGTGGCTTACTGGCAGGTTTCTGGACACCAAAAAACCGCCCTCAAGGGACACTGGGTAAAGGCGCCTTCACAAGCGTTTTTTACCGCCCTAAAAAAAGCATTTGTAACTATGCCGTTTATAGCTGAAGACTTAGGCTACATCGACGCACCAGTCCGCGCCGCCATCAAACGCTGGCGCCTACCTGGCATGAAGGTGCTGCTTTTTGGCTTTGACGGCGACCCAAAAAATCCGCACCTGCCCAAAAATCACCCCCAAAACGCAGTTGTCTACACGGGAACCCATGACACTAACACTGCTCAGGGTTGGTATAGTGCTGAGGCATCAGTCAAAGAAAAAAACAACCTGACCAAAATCTTAGGCAAACCTCCCACTGCTCGAAACGTCAGCTTTGAGCTGGTGAAGTTGGCGTTGACATCTAAAGCCGATTTATGTATCCTTCCTTTGCAGGATGTGCTTGGTTTAGGTTCGGATGCCCGCATGAACCATCCCAGCCAACCTTGTCATAACTGGGAATGGCGCGTAACAGCCGCGCAGTTGAAGAGTCCTCGGATAGCCGAATTAGGTGGTCTTATTGTTGAGTCTGGTCGGGCAGGGTAA
- the treY gene encoding malto-oligosyltrehalose synthase: MGHRVFRVVQLDWDTVSMTSKIPTATYRIQLNAQFTFADLQAILPYLRDLGVSHIYASPIFQAKSASSHGYDVVDPSTINPELGGKAAFERLLREVGACGLGWLQDIVPNHASYSLENPWVYDVLEKGVESRFSGYFDVDWAYSAKQLRGKILAPFLAESYIKSLKEGKLSLIHNGSFKVKYDNTEFPLNAKTQQHLNSAPIPQTLTQYNKNPKLLHQLLQNQNYLLTHWKTAFWHLNYRRFFDIIDLIGMHMENPFAFEDTHRLIFELTKGGCVSGLRVDHIDGLYEPTEYLQKLRLRLPETYLVVEKILTGNEQLPASWSVEGTTGYDFLNYVNAVFVQTKGEQEIDAFYRQFTGNLQTFHDTVYACKKAAIAGSFLGDVANLARLFSQTLCSLGIEEVFSRDVLRAAVVELLACFPIYRTYLDKQNPDAAALIEALDRAKQKDPQLSAEFAAFVWLLQKCSTSPAALHALMRLQQYTGAVMAKGFEDTALYRYCRLLSLNEVGGDPSKFGISLETFHAFISQRQQHWPHTLNASSTHDTKRGEDLRARLNVLSEIPDEFKTNAEKWAGLAVPLKQVVSDEVPPDRNVEYFLYQTLLGAYPWNPIDQVEFQNRLTQYLVKALREAKRHSNWIAPNLPYEAATTAYVTQLLNNTAFLDAFHAFQRKVAFYGVFNSLSQTLLKIACPGVPDFYQGTELWDLNLVDPDNRRPINYPTRQTLLREINQLEPHKSPKLLDKPDTGKVKFYVIYRALELRQKLKSLFEEGDYIPLRVRGFCAANVVAFCRHRGDCYVVVLASRFLTELLAADAAWREEVDWVDTYVSLPDGAPTRWTDALTAQIVPSQCGRLPLREVLGELPVAMLFGSDSNG; encoded by the coding sequence TTGGGTCACCGCGTTTTCAGAGTTGTGCAACTTGATTGGGATACGGTTAGCATGACATCCAAGATACCTACGGCAACCTACCGCATCCAACTAAACGCCCAATTCACGTTTGCAGACCTCCAAGCAATCCTGCCCTACCTACGCGACCTCGGAGTATCCCACATTTATGCATCCCCAATTTTCCAAGCCAAATCTGCAAGCAGCCACGGTTACGACGTCGTTGACCCAAGCACAATCAATCCTGAGTTGGGCGGAAAGGCAGCCTTTGAGCGCCTTTTGCGGGAGGTAGGGGCTTGTGGTTTAGGCTGGCTCCAAGACATCGTCCCCAATCATGCTTCGTATTCGCTGGAGAATCCATGGGTGTATGACGTGTTGGAGAAGGGTGTTGAGTCGCGTTTTAGCGGATATTTTGATGTAGACTGGGCTTATTCAGCTAAGCAGTTGCGGGGGAAAATTCTTGCACCCTTCCTAGCCGAGTCCTACATCAAGTCCCTCAAAGAAGGCAAATTATCCCTAATCCATAATGGCAGCTTCAAAGTCAAATACGACAACACAGAATTTCCCCTCAACGCCAAAACCCAACAACACCTAAACAGCGCTCCCATCCCTCAAACCCTCACCCAATATAACAAAAACCCCAAACTCCTACATCAACTTCTCCAAAACCAAAACTACCTCCTCACTCACTGGAAAACCGCGTTTTGGCACCTCAATTATCGCCGTTTCTTTGACATAATAGACCTTATTGGCATGCACATGGAAAACCCCTTCGCCTTCGAAGATACTCACCGCCTCATATTCGAGTTGACCAAAGGCGGGTGCGTTTCGGGGTTACGCGTAGATCATATTGACGGATTATATGAGCCCACAGAGTATTTGCAGAAGCTTCGGCTGCGTTTGCCCGAGACATATTTAGTTGTAGAAAAAATCTTGACTGGTAATGAGCAGTTGCCTGCCTCTTGGTCAGTTGAGGGCACCACTGGCTATGACTTCCTCAACTACGTCAACGCGGTGTTTGTTCAAACCAAAGGAGAGCAGGAAATTGATGCGTTTTATAGACAATTCACTGGAAACCTGCAAACCTTCCACGACACGGTGTACGCTTGTAAGAAAGCAGCTATTGCTGGCTCTTTTTTGGGTGACGTAGCAAATCTTGCTCGACTGTTTAGTCAGACCCTGTGCAGCCTTGGCATTGAGGAAGTCTTCAGTCGCGATGTGTTGAGGGCAGCAGTTGTGGAGTTGCTGGCTTGCTTTCCCATCTACCGAACATATTTAGACAAACAAAACCCCGACGCAGCGGCTTTAATTGAAGCTTTGGACCGTGCAAAACAAAAAGACCCTCAACTATCTGCTGAGTTTGCGGCTTTTGTGTGGTTGCTCCAAAAATGTTCCACCTCCCCTGCCGCTTTGCATGCTCTAATGAGGCTTCAACAGTACACGGGTGCTGTGATGGCCAAGGGCTTTGAGGACACCGCCCTATACCGCTACTGTCGGTTGCTGTCTCTAAATGAGGTCGGCGGCGACCCTTCAAAATTCGGTATCTCACTAGAGACTTTTCACGCTTTTATCAGTCAGCGGCAACAGCATTGGCCCCACACACTAAACGCCTCAAGCACCCATGACACCAAACGCGGCGAAGACCTCCGAGCACGCCTAAATGTTCTTAGCGAGATACCTGACGAATTCAAAACTAACGCCGAGAAATGGGCGGGATTGGCGGTTCCCCTTAAACAGGTAGTTAGCGACGAAGTTCCGCCTGATCGAAACGTGGAATATTTCCTTTATCAGACACTGTTGGGAGCTTACCCTTGGAATCCAATTGACCAAGTCGAGTTTCAAAACCGTCTCACACAGTATCTGGTCAAGGCGTTGCGGGAAGCCAAACGTCACAGCAACTGGATAGCCCCCAACCTACCCTACGAAGCCGCCACCACTGCCTATGTAACCCAATTGCTAAACAACACCGCTTTCCTTGACGCCTTTCACGCCTTCCAGCGAAAAGTCGCCTTCTACGGCGTCTTTAATAGCCTCAGCCAAACCCTCCTCAAAATCGCCTGCCCAGGCGTCCCCGACTTCTACCAAGGCACCGAACTCTGGGACCTCAACCTCGTCGACCCCGACAACCGCCGACCAATCAACTACCCCACAAGACAAACCCTTCTTAGAGAAATCAATCAACTCGAACCCCACAAATCACCCAAACTGCTCGACAAACCCGACACTGGAAAGGTCAAATTTTACGTGATTTATCGGGCGCTTGAGTTGAGACAAAAACTGAAGAGCCTCTTTGAGGAGGGTGACTATATTCCTCTGCGCGTTCGGGGGTTCTGCGCTGCAAACGTAGTGGCTTTCTGCCGACATAGAGGCGACTGCTATGTTGTAGTGTTAGCATCAAGGTTTCTCACAGAATTGTTGGCTGCGGATGCTGCTTGGCGCGAAGAGGTTGACTGGGTAGACACCTACGTTTCGTTGCCCGATGGTGCCCCCACAAGATGGACCGATGCTTTAACTGCCCAAATAGTGCCTTCTCAATGTGGTCGTTTGCCTCTCCGCGAAGTTTTAGGCGAGTTACCAGTGGCTATGCTTTTTGGAAGTGACTCCAATGGGTAA